The Candidatus Eisenbacteria bacterium genome includes a region encoding these proteins:
- a CDS encoding Ig-like domain-containing protein: SDATVTFDPASSLGALTDYTVTLTTGIRDLEGNPLAGNFVWTFRTTHSPPTSNAGPNQTVFVGSTVTLDGTGSSDPEGQPLTYAWRQVVGIDVNGGVDLTGPTPSFTAPLLAGRVEFQLRVSDGDFTSGPDRVRIDVGLLPLSVAPEPK; the protein is encoded by the coding sequence GAGCGACGCCACGGTCACGTTCGACCCGGCGTCGTCCCTCGGCGCGCTGACGGACTACACCGTGACCCTCACGACGGGGATCCGGGATCTCGAGGGGAACCCTCTCGCCGGGAATTTCGTCTGGACGTTCAGGACGACCCACTCGCCTCCAACCTCCAACGCGGGACCGAACCAGACGGTCTTCGTCGGGTCCACGGTGACGCTGGACGGAACGGGCAGCTCCGACCCCGAAGGGCAGCCCCTCACGTATGCATGGCGGCAGGTGGTAGGAATCGATGTGAACGGCGGCGTCGATCTCACCGGACCGACCCCGAGCTTCACGGCACCGCTCCTGGCGGGCCGTGTCGAATTCCAGCTGCGCGTGAGCGACGGAGACTTCACGAGCGGGCCCGACCGCGTGCGCATCGACGTGGGGCTGCTCCCGCTGAGCGTGGCTCCGGAACCGAAGTAG